One genomic segment of Raphanus sativus cultivar WK10039 unplaced genomic scaffold, ASM80110v3 Scaffold4220, whole genome shotgun sequence includes these proteins:
- the LOC130507248 gene encoding protein LURP-one-related 7-like, producing the protein MWEIHKGDVGKSKELVLTVKRTSNKFSKTELDVSFAGESSSPQQENLVIKGCPFQKSCTIYSQDSIVAQTSLMYKLRQIYVGRSKFRLTIFPGSIDRSLVVAMVAVFLQGRN; encoded by the exons ATGTGGGAAATACACAAAGGAGATGTCGGAAAGAGTAAGGAGTTAGTCCTAACGGTTAAGCGGACATCCAACAAATTCAGCAAGACAGAGTTAGATGTCTCTTTTGCAGGAGAATCTTCGTCGCCGCAGCAGGAGAATCTTGTCATCAAAGGTTGCCCCTTTCAGAAATCATGTACCATTTACAGTCAAGACTCCATCGTTGCACAG ACGAGTTTGATGTACAAGCTGAGGCAGATTTACGTAGGGAGAAGCAAGTTCCGGCTAACTATATTTCCAGGATCCATTGATCGTTCTCTAGTTGTCGCTATGGTCGCTGTGTTTCTTCAAGGCAGAAATTGA